Part of the Halostagnicola larsenii XH-48 genome, TACGTCTCGAAAGGTACTCGTCAGGTCGTCCACGGCATCGGCGTCGAGTCCGTCGTCGATAGCCTCCTCGGCCCACTCCATCGGCGTTCTGGCGGTCGGACGTTCCAGGTCGACACTCGCCGTCATTTTGGCCCACGCTTCGGCGACGCCGGGGTCGGGTTCGGCGGGCGGCCAGGTTTCGCTCGTCGACGGTCGAGAAGTCGACCCCTCCGACTGGGGCTGATCGAGTAGGTGGGAAAGGACCGCTCCCGTCGGCGAGTACGCGAACCGACGGCTGGCAAGGTAGAAGGCCCCAATGACGAAACCAACTACAAGAAGGGGAACGACGAACGGGAGTAGCCCGCCCGAAACGCCGGACGCGCCACCGAGACCGATCTGCTCGAGTTCAACGCCGAAAACGAATTCGACGAATGCGGACACGAATAGCAACATAATAGCCATGAACGAGAGTCCGCTTGCGCCGGCGTCGGTGTTGACCGACACATCGTATGGTGACGAAATCGCTGTCGAGTCGAGTACGGGGGCGGCAGTCGCAAGAACGAGGATCGCAAAGAGGGTGGTGATAAGCGGAAGAAGCCGAGCCCGACGCATTACTCCAACTTCTTGTTATATGGATAAAAATCTATTGTATGTGTTTACAGTAGTGTTCAGATAAGGTAACCGGCATTGCAGCCTCAGGCGTTCTGTTCTCTGGGTGCAGTAGTGTTACTACTACACAACCAGAAATCCGCAGGGACTCAGAAACTACGTGCGAGATGCAGAGAGAGGGTCCAGCGCAAGCCATTCGTATGGATATAACTGCTCCGGGTTCCAACACTGTTCAGATGGCCGATAAGGATCTGATAGACGTGACCGAACCTGAAGCCGATGGCGCCTCTCCACCCCAAACACCGGAGGGGTATACCGATCCGTATCGGTTCGAGTATCCTAAACTGCTGCTCTTCGTGAGTGCGTCGGTGCTTATGATCGGCTCCGTCATCGTCTATGGCTGGCTATTGCTCCAATTGCAGGGACCGGAGATTCTGCCCGTGGTGTTCGAAACCGGTGCCGAGGAAGAGATCACGATCATTTTCACTCCCGGCGAGACGGCAGGCCC contains:
- a CDS encoding DUF4129 domain-containing protein, with protein sequence MRRARLLPLITTLFAILVLATAAPVLDSTAISSPYDVSVNTDAGASGLSFMAIMLLFVSAFVEFVFGVELEQIGLGGASGVSGGLLPFVVPLLVVGFVIGAFYLASRRFAYSPTGAVLSHLLDQPQSEGSTSRPSTSETWPPAEPDPGVAEAWAKMTASVDLERPTARTPMEWAEEAIDDGLDADAVDDLTSTFRDVQYGENAETPEHRRRANRALDQLEDDIE